tggcctatcAAAAAAACcgaagcctaagcctgacctgtagcctgtcgtaggcttattttttaggcctgagATTGGCCTTTTCTAAGGCCTGGGTAGCCTtctagcctacataaaagcctatttattttagacatatgtaaatatgcaattaaaataatgtttaaatagactaacttacTTTAACTTACGTATTTGCATAAATTCTAGGAGATTATTTGCTTAAGAAAACTTACGAAAATAATGTTCATatggtgttttcatcttattttcacaagttcttcaagataactaagttttatactttatttatgtattttaattcaaaagtacaacataatataatgatcataaaaaaaatattcttgtTTATTTAAATAGGCAGGCTTAAAAAGCTTTTTTAAGGGCCTGAGACCTAGCCTTTTAAACTAAATAGGCTAAAGCTTTTTTAAGGGCCTGAGACCTAACCTTTTAaactaaatagacttataaaGAAGCCTaggtcttttctatttaaaaataatgtggtctgacctgagcctatataggctagcctatAGGCCTCTATTATtggcctggcctatttccacccctacgtACAACTACGAAAATATTCTTCAGGAAAACTAAAATTCATTCAAATTGACTTTCAGACATATTTCTTTTACTCACCTAGTCCTCaatcaaacaattaaataattaaatatctaTCAGCTGTCATGTCACCACTATATAggcaaaaaaaaatcatttctctAAAACGCATTTATATCTTTTAAAACACTAACTTACCCCATATTGGTAAGTATAAGAATtacagccatttcaacaagttgcACATTTTGAACAGAGTTGAAAGGTTCAGAGTCCAACAACTTACCAATATAAAAAAATGCAAGCGGGAAGATATAATCTAGAATAAAAACTATAATGAAAGATAAAATGAACATTCATAGATTACAACACATCAATTACAATGATATTTTGGCATATCATGTATAAGATTACAAGCTATAATAAACCAAAATTGAACGAACTCCTTATAAATCTAAGATATATACAAGTACAACACAAGCCTCTCTGAAgcaaaaatttgaacttctgccATAGCAGCAGCAAAAAGAACTATTGATCTAAAGAGTAAGACATTGATCATTACTCTCTTATGAGTTAATTTCCAAGGCATAAAGCCATCATGGCCAATTCAGGCAACcaatattttgaaatattaattgTACAGTCAAAGAGCAACAACCTTCATGGCCTCTCCAAATCTCATTGGAAGAAGAATTATGATAAACCTGCAAAGGCAGATTTCACTTTTCTGGTGGCTTCAAATTCTTTTCGATGAAAGTAGTGCCAAACATCCCATATTCAAGAAAGAGTACATGTGGTACTAAGAAACTTCAAGTACCGGCAAAAAGAATCATTTATGGTACAAAAGAAAAGGAGACAGGGCACTCAAGGATTGTTGCCAATGTTCCTGATCTCAGCGGTGGAACATAGTTACAAATAAACCGGCTTAATATCATTGGCCCCGAAGCATGCACTACATTGGGGACATTTGCGCTGCCGACTCCCAGCAATTTTTTGGATGCATGAGTTGCAGAACAAGTGGTAGCATTTTGTAATTACCACCtaacaaaaaatttgaaaatatgagGAAACACCCAAAAAGGAGATATATTTTTCCAAATTTTAATTCACAATAGATCATATTGCTTACAATCAATCCAACCATACAGTAGTGCAGCAAAATAAATTAAGGAAATGGGGAAATCACATGGTAGCTTTATCCAAGTATAAGAAGTATCTGTGGATTAATATTTCTTCCTTGTTGACGGAACTGATATCAATCTAAAATAATGCAACTGTAGGCTTAATTAAGTTTATTAAAGACAAACATACACCCAAAAAATATCTGAAACCATAAATTTTCATTTGGTTTCATAGAAAAATTAATCTTAAAAATGAAAAGAGAAAGGGGAAGATAGAGAACTTCAAACGTTAATCAATTTATAATGACAAATATCAGAATGCGAAAAGAAAAAGGTATTGCAATATTACACaggaaaatataaaaataaagtgcACATGGTGCAGAGTGATAGGGACTTGAATATTATGGGGTGCCTAATAATTGAGGATGCTCAGTGGAGTATTTATGTGGCTTGGTTCTTCCCCCTTAATAGCTAGTTTATAATTGAGGATTCGTCATGGACTTGGATTCTTATCAAGTGGTATCTAAGCTGGTTATCAGTGGATCAAAAAGGCTGAGTAAAACATATTTTTCACCTTTGTTTAGATTTATTATCTTCTTAAAAATCCCTTTCACCCTAGTCTGGATTTAAGACTACATTGCCACAAGCCTTATGATACCTAAATAGTTCTCTGGATTCTCCCCTACTCCTAGCAATAAGTAGTTACTGCAGATCGTACACTTGTAATTGTGACTGGCATTGGAGATGTAACAGGATGCACCCTTTCCAGGGGAGGAAGCTTGTTTCACACGAATATTTTCAGGGGTAAAATTTAAGGGAAGTTAAGGATATGTACCTCAGCCTAAATCAAAACAACCTTGTTTTATTCTAATCGCCTGAAACCGAACATGAATCTGAAATTGATACAAGATCTGGAAAAAAAATGGTGTTCCAGAAAAGGGAAAAAGCCATTCTTGAATCAATGCACGCTCAAGAGTACAGTCCAACTTTTTAACATCAGATTGTTCAACATTACAGGATATTTGTCCAATCACTCAAAATGAAGTAGAGACCCACCCTCACAATGAAATAGAAACCCAAACAGTAAATAATAAGTGTACCAAACAGCCACCATACCTGCTCACAAACCCAAAACTCTCTTTGTAGTCCTGGATAAAAGTTGGAAACAGACCATGGATATAGAGTTGGAGACATTGGAGAAGAATAAAAACGTGGGAGTCAGTTACTTTGGCAAAAGGGAAAAAGCTTTTGGTTGCAAATGGGCTTAGAGTCGTATATAGTCAAGTAAGTTGATGGGTTGATCAAGATTTATAGAGCAAGATTGGTAGCCATAGGTTTCACAAAAACCCAACGGAATTGATTATTTAGAGACGTTTGTCCTAACTGCAAATTCCAAAATGAATAAAATTCGGGTAATATGATCTCTTGCTTCCAATTATGGTTAGGAGTTGCAACAGTTTGATGTAAGAAATGTGTTCCTAAATGGGAAAATAAAGGAAACCTATAAGGAGGTAACTCCAATTCTGACGTCAGCTTGACACTAAACACATGATGTTCCACGTGGGATTTCCACTCACAGGGCCACAGGGAGCTCAGTTAGTCAACTGAGGCATATCCCATTGTTGATACTCCAGCATCAGTTGCAGCTTAACAAACTTCAATAAATTCATCTAAAAGCTCAAACAGGAATGAAAAAGTTACCTCTTTTGTCCTGTCTCGACAGATACTGCACTTAACAATTTCCCTGTACTCTCCAAGTTCCTGTTGAAGCTTATCAGTTACCGAGGAATCCTCATTTTGTGCTTTAAGTTGTGACAAGTTTCTCCTAGCAACCTCCAGATCTTCCTCTACTGTTTTTTGGGCAAACCTAGTAACAAAAAGACAAACTCCATAACTTTTGTGCACTAGTAACATTTGAAGAGAATAACTTGAATATATTCTAGACTAAATACCTTTCTTTCTCAAGTTCGGTCTGTAACTCCATACGAGTTACCCGACTACTGGTAATTCTAGCTTGCAGTTCCACCACTGATTCCCTAACCTGTTGCGATGATGGTCTAATATCTGATAGCCTTCTTTGTGTATTTTCCAAACAGCCAGAACTTTGAAGTTTGTTGTCCTCAAGTTTTTGAATCTGATCTGAGCAAAACCTCGACTGTATATCAAGTAAACAGAAATCAATTCCAAATTCGCAACTAACAACGTATGATTTATATCAAGATCGAGCTACCTGGTCTTCAATTCTTGCAGCTTTGGTATTGCATAAATTCAAGGATACATTTGATTGCTGGTTCTCTTGTTCCATTAATCGCCTCTCCAAAATCAAAGAATCCTGTTTTTGTCTAGCCCTTACACCTTCTAAAACAAGCTACAATAGAGGTGCAACATACATCAAAATGCAACCAATAAAAACAGCATATATCaccataaaaaaacataaatacacatgtaaaaaataattattcacaAATTCAATTAATTTGCTCTAGGCAAATAATATCTGATTATTTCAATATGACATGAACCAAGCCCAAATCCAGAATTTTCTTTGGCTGtgaaatcaaatttaaaattaaaatactccATATTTCATTTGATTTTACAGTCAGCCCTCAACCATACAACCTTTGATGGTTATTGAATGAAATTTGATATGCAAGGAATTTTTTGTAGTACAAAAGAGAGCATGCCCAACATAATGCATCTCTTGAAGAGCTGCTTAGTCAGCTTGTTCAATTTCATTTCTATTTAGTTCATCGTATTCTTGTCTGCTCATCTTCTATTGTTTATCGATAACAGCTGGAGAAGAGGATTTTTTTCCGTAAATTCGGAAAAAATCTTAAATTCTTATCCATATCTAATTACAGGTTTCCAAACTGAAACTTGAGTCTTGTTTATATGAAAATGATAAAAAcgttaaattaaattagaatGATTTTCAAATTACACTTATATCAGTGCAACCTATTTTAAGATAAATACCTTAATATTGTAATCATCTCTCTCAGTAATCTGATGCAACAGATGTTGGTTTTGGGTTTGCATGTCATCATATGCTTGTCCAATAGTCTGTAGGGAAATCATCCGCCGAGATAGGTAAATAGTAACATTGTAAAAAATGGAAAAATTTTACAAACTGAATAATTAGACAAAAGTGTCATGTGGAAAGAATTCTGTTCCTTCAAGAAAAGAAATTCAACCTCTATTTCAGATAAGtaggcttcattttcttcatttttagaTCTCAACATATCAGACATTTTACACATCTCCCTGAAAAGACCAAACAGCATGCGTTAGAAAAATTATCTGTGATTACTATTAGCAATTATACCGTAGAACTAAAGCATACAATTGAAAACAGAAGATCGAAAACATTGATTCATGAAATCTTTTACATGCTTTCACATTGTGTGCATCAATTTTGAGTCTACTTacggaaaaaaattaaaaatgcattcATCAACCGAAGAAAAGCAAAGTGTAACGTAAGTCACTATTCTGCTGAAGAGACTCCAATGCTTCCAAAGGTATGAGAATGACTGTAGATACATTTCTTAAGACTTATTATCCTGAACCATCTTAAGACTTATTATCCTGAACCATCTTAAGACTTATTATCCTGAACCATCTTTGTCCTTGGATTGGAAGATTTGATGGAAGTACTCATAAACATAAAAAACAATAGCTTCTTAAATTTGAACTCTACTTTGAACTCTTAACAGTTTCCATATTACTTAGGTATGAACATTatatgtgtttttttattttcttgtttatttatgATTATGAGTCTTGTATCTTTATAAATAGGGGCTAGTGTTATTCTTTTGTATCATGTTAGTATGAACCTATCATCAATAATATTCAAAGTACGTGTTATTTCTCTCCTTTAATCCAAAACCTATAACTTCAACATATAATGAACATTTACGGAAAAACGACAAAGTAACTTGGTTTCAATAATTGGAAGCATGCAAAAACTTTTGCAGAAAAGCGTATAAAAAATATGAGGCCATGTTTCCTAAATAACAACTCTAGAAACCATAATCAATAGAGACTAGGTATGAAAAAATTCATTCAATGAATCTATAATGAGGATAGGAGAggacaaattaaaagatcataTGAACCAACTATCATAAACTATCTCTATTCTTGACAAACAAAACCAAATAACCAAAAAGATAGAAGAGCAAAAGTACATGCAAACATTTGCAACACTTCATCAAAGATGCACAAGgcaaataaaatagatatatgtGTCTTAAGGCAACAATTGGAAAAAACTGAGTAGCACATCAGATTAGAGGATACTCTCAATTAATAACACTTAAATGGAGATTAACCTTTTAGAATCATCTAATCTATGTCTCATGTCTGCGATCTCAGCTTCAGCTGCAGCAAGGTTTTGCTGTGATCTGGCTTCTGATTCATTTGCGGTTTTAACTCGAAGTTCTAAGTTGTGCTCATCAAGAGATGATTTCAAACTTTGAACATGTGCCCATGCTCTGTATTCTGCTTCCCTTGCTTCCATGACATCCCTGAGACATAGATTTATGTTAGTGTTCCACATATCCTGCTTCATGCACTTAAGGATGAGACACATCATTTTACCTCGTCATTGGCTAAACAAAAATGGTCATAGCTTTTACAtgtcatttttcaaaaaatttattatcTTAAGTTTTGGAAATTGTGCGTCAAGAATATTCCTTGTAATGTTAAAGCcaagttttaaaaaatacaaactaGAACAATTCGAAGATCATATGAATTCAAGTTGAGAATTGAAACTCAAACCTTGAATCAATCGTCTCGTGTCTATACATTTGCAGTATCAACTTCATCTCATCCTGAGTCACTCGCAAATcttgaacctgtatcaaaaacAAAGGAAAGTTTATTATAACAAGAAAAGGAAAAGACGGAATACAGAGTCACCTCTATCTGCCTTCATACTCATACTAATATAATTTCTAAAACTGTAATTTGCAATTATTCATAGATGCAGAAAGTGTGGAGATGTATGAACATAATGCTCTATTCAGCTTCTCAAATTTGATTGAATCAAATCTGTTGCAACTACAATAGAGGTTAATCCCATTTAAAGGATGCCTAAAGGATAGGGAGAGATTGGCTATAACCAGTTTAGTGACTGACGGTCAGTCAGTTAGTTAGATCACAGCTCAGTTAGAGAGGAACGCTTCAGTGTGACAGGGTTTAGACCTGTTACAGTGGGGCTTCTACTAACTTAGATAATTCTATCCTTCAATACATTCAAACCTGACAGCAACCACTTATATGACTTGACATACATTATAAATAGTAATTAAAATTATTCTTCATAAGACAGAACTAATAATAGAGGCATCAATcaatatttattatcaaatgaAAAATGTTGAATGAGAGAAAACCTATAGAATCGGATCACAGGTCCTAACATTACAATGCATATTTTGATACAGCATAGACTATAGTGTCTGTAGTTTCAATAAAATGATAAACAAGATCAGAGTTTAATTGTTGACTGCAATGCCATAACAGGTTATTCTGGCAAAGAAGAAATGTCAGAGGCTGTAGAAGAGGTTCGGCATGAGTTGAAGATGTTTCGAAAGCACCCAAAGGATTACCACAAGCCATACCCGTAATATTAGACCCAATAGGTACCCTAACTACCAAAAGGTTGAGACTGAAAGGTTAAGTGAATAAGGCATTGGTAGCAAGCATTATTAGAACATGTATTACTCATATTCTAGTCCAATGAACCTGGTAAAGGAAAAGGATGACAGGTGGAGATTTTGTGTGGACTATAGGGCTCTGAACTAGGCATTCTAAAGTGTTTTCTAAGATGCTATGAAGACTTTATTTGGACAACGTGAAGGGCGCTATGTGTCTGGTAATGACTTTTGGAATATCAGGTGCACCATCTACTTGATATTCTGAAAAAAAGGGGGAAccatctacattccaatcattcaCGAATGAAATACTCAAGCTACTTCTTAGGAAATTTGTACTGGACTTCTTTGATGGCATTTTCATTTACAGCCGAAATGTGGAAATCCATGTCACTCACTTGAGGAAGGTCCTCCAAGTATTACAAGATAAATTGAAGGTGGATAAAAAGAAATATAGATTTGTTCAACATAGTCTGGTATATTTGAGGAACACCATGTCTGCAGAAGGTTGCAGGCCCAAAGAAATTGGAAGCTACGTGTCGGCTGCCTACACATAAAGTCACTACTAAGAGACTATTAACAACATGTAACTTACACTCAATAATAATAAGGAAAAATGACACCTTTCAATGATAAAAATACAAGCTATATTGCAGAACCTTTTTATGTTATGATTGGTACATAATACTGGCATCTACGTCACAGAAATTTCAAGAAACAACAATAGATTACAAATAGGACGGGGCGAGTTTGAAGAATAACAACCCAGTATAACTGTTTTTTTTCCAAGAGCAAAAAGATCAACATACCACAGCAAGCAGTCTGTTTATCTCAGCAAGTTGACCAGCAGACCTAACAGATAATGTGTCACATTCTTTTACCTGGTATTTAGAAACAAACATTCATAAGGAACTGTGATATTATGTTGCCAATAGGTACAGTTCATGTAAGCAAACACCAACCTTCCGATCAAGAGTACCGGAAATAGAATGCACATCTGCACGCAGAGAATGGAGATCTGAAGCTGATTCTTTATACTTGCTAAGTTGACTTTGCATGGATCCCATTTCCTCAGGAAACGAAGAAAGCAGAGATTTAAATTCAGCAATAATTTCTTTCCTTCCTGAAGCGAAGGCAGGCAAATGCATCATCAATAATTATAACCATAAAGGAGTCGAATATCATGCTTTACAAGCAAAAGAGGGGAAATACCAACCCTGTTCTCTTGCTTCCTCTTTAAGCTTGTTTTCAATCACATTTTTTTGCTTGATAATTTTCTGTATCTCAGTGCGTATATCAGCAACTCTAAGATCAGAAACAGTCACAGATCTTTGAAAAAGATCAGCTAAATCATTTTTAATGTACCACTCCCTCTCCCTCCATGCAAGATTATCCTTCTCAGCCTACAAGTATATATAGCATAATCCGGAGCAGGAATGTCATCATCAGAAATATATCCTAGCAAATGGGATAACAATCACAAGGAACAAATGAAACTACCGACCAGTAACAACCTGTAGTTTCTCATATAAGGCCTGATACTCCTGCACTTCCGATTTTGATTTTTCTATCTGATCTTTAACCAATTGGAACGCATGGGAAGAGGTAATACACTTCAAATTCTTCAATGTGTTCTGATGTAATCATTTGAAGTCAAAAATTATGCTGTGATAGAAAAGGAAAATATACAAACAAATGTGTATaacatcataataataaaaaatagtaaaaccTAGGGTGTCAATAGTGCTAAATAGTGGCACTATAGAGGCGGGCAGAATGGACACTGTACTGCAGCAGTAACGCCGCATATTCAAGGTTCGGTCATAGAGGCCGCTGCCCAAATCACAATGTTGGGCGCGTGCTACAGATCATACCAGGAAAGGGGAAGAGCACGCTCAAAAACAATAGGTAAACTAGACTTCCTCACTTTTTTCGACAGTCTTCTTTCCACTCTGGAATCACTCCATCCAGGTTTTCCGATCATCTTTCGCATTTTCTGACAAGTTCAGCACTTCCAACCTTCTTCAACATTAATACTCACGACGTGTATCTCTTGTTAGCTAGGGTTtaaattcttattttatttttatttacataaAGTGAATCATGGGCCTCTAATAAGTGATAAGTGGTTTGGGCCTAGAATCAGAAccatattattatttcttttcctCCACTGATTTGATtccatatttcaaaataatattttttttactactATTAATACTTCAGGTATCTATGCATGTCTTATCAAGAAGAGTAATtaacattttttcaaaaaaaaaaaaataataagtgtAGTTAACATTCATTTAAAAAACAGCAATCAATTTACAAATAATTAAATACTAAACTGGCCACTATTTTTATGAGAATACTGAAGTCATCATGAAAATGGATTGTCCGACAGTCaccaaaaataataatagtttttcAGTCAAAAAGCACTACATTATCTTTACCAAATAAATGAGTCCCttccttaaaaaaataatatgagtTTCTTATTAATTAACCCTTCATCTTCTTTTCTTCCAAAAGAAacccttcatcttcttcactcatCTTTCCTTCAGTTCTTCTCCACTGCAATTCATCAGAGGATGGGTGTGGAAACCAAGTACGAAATTGCCCCTTCCGATTTCTTGCTTCATATGCAATAATAAAGCTGGAATTCAAAACTGGAAACGTAAAACCTGTGAGATTTTTTTACGGTTCTCTCTTCCATCTTTCTGCTATGTTGTCTTCTGCAAATTCTAGACGAATTTGGATGAACCAAACCGCAAAAGTACTGTGAATCAGTACCAGCAAACAAATTCACAGTTCCCTTGTTAGGGAAGCGAATTCGGTGACTATGAAGTGGGTATATACTTcataaaatagtaacaaaaatATGAAGTTAAATAGAATGTATACGTATAGTATTAACTATGTCTAGACTAAATTATTTAATAACCAGACTCAAttgttatttttagtttttattaactTATAGTCTGTATAGTATTGGTGTAAAAAATAGTCCATATATAGCATTAATTATTtaacaaatataaaatatattacatGACAGATTCCAGATGCGGGATAGGGAACTATATGGGTGAAAATACCAAAGTAGAGAATTAAACAATGAAAACAAACCTGTAGATCACACAACTGCTGCAATAACCTTATTCTTTCCTCATGAAGACTTTTCAGTTCCACTAATCGTGTTGAAGCTTGGTTCTAAGAAATtcaataattaagataaaatatccaaTAAATTACAcaaccaaattaaaaaaaatatatatttaaaaaatcagaAATTATACCAGTAGCTCCTTCAAAGTAGATTCCATATCTTGTAAATCCTTTTGTTTGTCTCTGATCTTATCATTAGGAATGTGTGTATTCCCAACAGTTAATACTGGCAGAACTGCCCCTTTGGCTGCATCCTTTTCTACCATAAGAGTTGCAAGTTTGTGATTGTTTTCTTCTAACTCTGAGACCATGCTTTCCAGTTCTCCTAAGTAAGTCATTGAGAGCAAgaaaaatgaattttatattaaatGCCAACCTTCAAAGCATAATTTAAATTACTATTAGGAGTAAATTAATTTTTCACTCTTGTCCTCAGAAAGAGAACAAACAGAATTGTAATAGTTTATATAATATATGTTACAAATGTTCCTATGCACTCAAACTTTACTCTACTTGAATGAACAAAATCATTCAATTCTTCTATTAGGTCTCAGTTTGTATGATATCCAGCCTCTTTCCTAAAGTTAAGTTTGCTCAAGTGCCATTGGAATTCTAATAGACCTAAGACCATCTACTATTTATACATTTGTTCATGGTTTTCAAAATCATGGTTTGAATCTCAAATTGTGAAATATAGCATAAAATGCACCCTGTAcaaaataaaaacttaattaaGTCACCCACTCAAAGAGTGAGTCATAGACGCCTCTTCTGTAGCGATAGTATAAGGGCAAGAGACCCACTGCTATTAATCTAAATGATGAAGGCAAAAGAGTCTATTCACCCACCAACATGTGCTTATAATGCCCAAGCTCAGTGCGTGTTGTTTTCCTTGACCTGCTTTGGCGTGTGCCCTACTTTCCAACAATTTTTCTTGACATCTTTTGAACTTAAAAGTAATGACGTATAGACAAGGAGGCAATTTTGCCCATTCAAATTTTATGTGAATTAACACCCTATTATGACATAACTCCAGTGTTTAGCTCAAGGTGAGTTGTTATTTCCGTTGAATTTGAAGTCCTGTTTTCTTTTTTTGTGAGGTTATAATTTTTACTACTTCAAATGATGTCTTATCATATCcataattgatttttttcttcttaGGTTTTTCACCATCGGTTTAATCCGATTCGCGGGTCAGTTCTGGCAACAAGTGGGTTCAGCCCCcttccgatcgcagttgcgggggatcgaaccgtggttctccctaccaagtccagcgccaatcaccactggaccaactaacgattggtaaatTTTTTCTTCTTTACTCTATTGAAAGATCCCAAGTCATTTAATTAAGATGCATTATATACCACATGCAAAGCAGGCAAGAATCAACCGGGATTTTGGCAAATCCCTAAAAAATACTACCTTTTAATTGGCATTTAAAGGAAGCTAATAAAGTTTGTTGATTTTCAagaaataatttttcttttgccTATAATACCCCTAATTACTTATTATCTCATTTCACCCTTTTCCCCTCTCATCAATAGAGAGATAATCAAGTTAGTCAAGATTGTGTGTTGGGCCGTAGGATCGCAGAATCCTAAAATCACAGCAAAACTGTTCTTGGTAGCAGGCATGGTCGGGATCTAGATCTTTTAGCAGGAATATTTTGTTGGGCCTTTCAGACCAAGTCaggtttttatttgaaaaaacggtttaattaaaatgaaattctGAGTTCCATTCTCTAACCCTAAAACACAGACGGCTTTCTCCCTTTCTCTGCGACTTCAACGTTCCCCTTCCCCATTTTTCTCTGCAACTACAACAATCCGTCCTACCCATCTGCTATCGTCGCCCCCAACCGTCCTCATTGCGACGGCGTCCTCTTCTCCCTGCGACACCGTCCTTCATCACTGTTTTCATTTTGTTTAACATCTTCTCCTTGCAACTACTCTGTTTTATCTTTCATTTTGTTATTAACTTATGGAACTGATTGAATATTGTGATTTTGTAGGTTATTTTGACCgtgtattataattttttatgctTTTGTAAGTGTTTACTCCCTCCATTTCAAAATAAGTGTAGTTTATGAATTTAATTCTCACTTTTCAATGTAGAAATGAATGATATTTTTTCACTTATGACCGTTAATTATTATTTACACATCTTCCAACACATTAATAAGTTAAATTTAATAGAAGTGCAGTTTCTTTGGACTACTTTATTGTATTCCTTAATCTATGTGAAAAAACCTTAAACAGCATTCATTTTTAAACGGATGGAGTATATGTGAAATTACAAGTTTTGGCTTCAGTCAGAACTTATGTGACGTGCTACGATCCTAGTTTTACGATCTTACGCCGGCCTACCGGCTACAGATCCTACATAAGATATTGTGTTTGATTACAATGGGGATAATCCTCACAAAAAACATAACTAATACTACTTTGAACTTT
The Vicia villosa cultivar HV-30 ecotype Madison, WI linkage group LG6, Vvil1.0, whole genome shotgun sequence genome window above contains:
- the LOC131609146 gene encoding E3 ubiquitin-protein ligase BRE1-like 1, encoding MGSMGEYARKRRHFSSLSPTPELAKKLPFLPVSEDKKLDIAVLQYQNQKLTQKLETQKLEYATFENNFFQLKERQQSYDSTIAVVKKSWEQLVNDLESRSAHTRESNRKAYSRFVSSTDDGSSSSVQDVFLSRLLQTGATESSSSSHFANEMEQHREITAEKAKSILNNILTFINNFRCLKDGFHTALLKKLRGDVSCGQMLSNDLEVESKNLRLTLSELHLKHKSLASVFRIQRDLDAKNKAELKQLKGELESMVSELEENNHKLATLMVEKDAAKGAVLPVLTVGNTHIPNDKIRDKQKDLQDMESTLKELLNQASTRLVELKSLHEERIRLLQQLCDLQNTLKNLKCITSSHAFQLVKDQIEKSKSEVQEYQALYEKLQAEKDNLAWREREWYIKNDLADLFQRSVTVSDLRVADIRTEIQKIIKQKNVIENKLKEEAREQGRKEIIAEFKSLLSSFPEEMGSMQSQLSKYKESASDLHSLRADVHSISGTLDRKVKECDTLSVRSAGQLAEINRLLAVVQDLRVTQDEMKLILQMYRHETIDSRDVMEAREAEYRAWAHVQSLKSSLDEHNLELRVKTANESEARSQQNLAAAEAEIADMRHRLDDSKREMCKMSDMLRSKNEENEAYLSEIETIGQAYDDMQTQNQHLLHQITERDDYNIKLVLEGVRARQKQDSLILERRLMEQENQQSNVSLNLCNTKAARIEDQSRFCSDQIQKLEDNKLQSSGCLENTQRRLSDIRPSSQQVRESVVELQARITSSRVTRMELQTELEKERFAQKTVEEDLEVARRNLSQLKAQNEDSSVTDKLQQELGEYREIVKCSICRDRTKEVVITKCYHLFCNSCIQKIAGSRQRKCPQCSACFGANDIKPVYL